From one Dermacentor andersoni chromosome 1, qqDerAnde1_hic_scaffold, whole genome shotgun sequence genomic stretch:
- the LOC140215530 gene encoding uncharacterized protein, whose amino-acid sequence MNKINGLLQDTSTYVKLARDPTKKVESEFQKLLTEVFKFVSPGRKNLNYRLLCHNGSAPALYGPPNIHKPDVPVRPIVNYTRSPLYQLSDYLHRILRPLAELTHTFVKDSAHFIEQIRSASIDDEEVTISFDVKSMFTCVPIEYAVECCRKLLEADFSLPERMTLESHDI is encoded by the coding sequence ATGAACAAGATAAATGGGCTGCTCCAGGACACGTCGACCTATGTCAAACTGGCTAGGGATCCAACGAAGAAGGTGGAATCGGAGTTCCAGAAGCTGCTTACTGAAGTTTTCAAGTTTGTCTCCCCCGGAAGAAAGAATCTCAACTACAGGTTGCTCTGCCACAACGGATCGGCTCCCGCGCTCTACGGGCCGCCAAATATTCACAAGCCGGACGTCCCCGTACGGCCAATTGTGAACTACACACGCTCGCCGCTGTACCAACTGTCCGACTACCTGCACCGTATTCTTAGGCCGCTTGCAGAACTCACGCACACCTTTGTCAAAGACTCCGCTCATTTCATTGAGCAAATAAGAAGCGCCTCCATTGACGATGAGGAAGTCACGATCTCCTTTGACGTAAAATCAATGTTTACATGCGTGCCTATTGAATATGCGGTCGAGTGCTGCAGGAAACTTCTCGAGGCTGACTTTTCTTTGCCCGAACGCATGACACTGGAATCTCACGACATTTGA